One segment of Streptomyces sp. NBC_00576 DNA contains the following:
- a CDS encoding hemolysin family protein yields MTEVLLLLVAVLLSLACGAFVAAEFSLTTVERSALERAVERGERGAAGALKAVRNLTFQLSGAQLGITVTNLVVGMLSEPSIAALIAGPLESLGVSASASSSLALVIGTALSTVFLMVVGELVPKNWAISSPLAVAKRVATPQRWFSAAFRPFITHLNNTANRLVRLFGIEPAEELASARGPQELAALARHSAKAGALEPDTAELFVRTLNLADLTAENVMTPRVQVIALDAQATCEDVANATRATGLSRFPVYRGNLDSVVGVAHIKDCLAVPAERRPLVRVSELMREPLLVPESLTVDRLLDRLSGKRTMAVVIDEYGGTAGVATLEDIVEEVVGEVRDEHDPHETSDLASAGVDDEGRALYSADGAARTDQLARLGLRLPEGPYETLAGLVATELGRIPQAGDTVEVADWRLDVVDASGRRAARVLLHAPHASAATDEPDAGKADKARKEGEAK; encoded by the coding sequence ATGACCGAAGTGCTTCTCCTCCTGGTGGCTGTCCTGCTCTCCCTGGCCTGTGGCGCGTTCGTCGCGGCGGAGTTCTCCCTGACCACGGTCGAGCGCAGCGCGTTGGAACGCGCGGTGGAGCGCGGCGAGCGGGGTGCCGCCGGCGCCCTGAAGGCCGTACGGAACCTCACCTTCCAGCTCTCCGGCGCGCAGCTCGGCATCACGGTCACCAATCTGGTGGTCGGCATGCTCTCCGAGCCGTCGATCGCCGCGCTGATCGCGGGCCCGCTCGAGTCGCTCGGCGTCTCGGCCTCGGCGTCCTCCTCCCTGGCCCTGGTGATCGGTACGGCACTGTCGACCGTCTTCCTGATGGTTGTCGGCGAGCTCGTGCCCAAGAACTGGGCGATCTCCTCACCGCTGGCCGTAGCCAAGCGGGTGGCGACGCCGCAACGCTGGTTCAGCGCCGCGTTCCGGCCGTTCATCACACACCTCAACAACACGGCGAACCGTTTGGTGCGCCTCTTCGGCATCGAGCCCGCCGAGGAGTTGGCCTCCGCCCGCGGACCGCAGGAACTCGCGGCGCTGGCCAGGCACTCCGCCAAGGCGGGCGCCCTGGAGCCCGACACCGCGGAACTGTTCGTACGAACCCTGAACCTCGCCGACCTCACCGCGGAGAACGTGATGACACCGCGCGTCCAGGTCATCGCTCTCGACGCCCAGGCGACCTGCGAGGACGTGGCGAACGCGACGCGGGCGACCGGGCTGTCCCGGTTCCCCGTCTACCGCGGCAACCTCGACTCGGTCGTCGGCGTCGCCCACATCAAGGACTGCCTCGCGGTGCCCGCGGAACGTCGCCCTCTGGTACGCGTCTCCGAACTGATGCGCGAACCACTGCTCGTCCCCGAGTCACTGACCGTCGACCGGCTCCTCGACCGGCTCTCCGGCAAGCGCACGATGGCCGTCGTCATCGACGAGTACGGCGGTACGGCGGGCGTGGCCACGCTGGAGGACATCGTCGAGGAGGTCGTCGGCGAGGTACGGGACGAGCACGACCCGCACGAGACGTCCGACCTCGCCTCTGCTGGCGTCGACGACGAGGGCCGCGCCCTCTACTCCGCGGACGGCGCCGCCCGCACCGACCAGCTCGCCCGCCTCGGTCTCCGGCTGCCCGAGGGGCCGTACGAGACGCTCGCCGGCCTGGTCGCGACCGAGCTGGGCCGTATTCCGCAGGCCGGTGACACCGTCGAGGTCGCCGACTGGCGTCTGGACGTGGTGGACGCCTCGGGCCGCAGGGCCGCACGCGTCCTGCTGCACGCGCCGCACGCGAGCGCGGCGACCGATGAACCAGACGCAGGCAAGGCTGACAAGGCTCGTAAGGAAGGGGAGGCGAAGTGA
- the rhaS gene encoding rhamnose ABC transporter substrate-binding protein, with amino-acid sequence MNNFMTRRTVSALAVIIPLTLLTAACGSENKDPESAVPTNPTTAKRGYPLDPIKKGMTIAFVPKQLGGNLYFSAASQGGREVVEKLGSTFKEVGTPDSTDTAGQVKYINQLTDEGVDAIVVSAQDPDALCGALKHAMDKGIRVVTYDADTRPECRNAFVSPADPDKLTFPLVQSLAEQIDYKGEIAILSASKSATNQNNWIKYMKEDLDTDSRYTDIKLVTVAYGDDNTDKSYRLTGSLLKTYPNLKAIIAPTSVGINAAAQYLSQSPFKGKVKLTGLGTPNGMREYVKDGTVESFRLWDPTELGKLAAWTAESLASGQITGREGQGLSTMDGHFYALGINGVINLGDSTAFTIKNIDKYNF; translated from the coding sequence TTGAACAATTTTATGACACGCCGTACAGTATCGGCGCTGGCCGTCATTATCCCGCTCACGCTTCTCACCGCCGCGTGCGGTAGTGAGAATAAAGATCCCGAGAGCGCTGTGCCGACAAACCCCACTACCGCAAAGAGAGGTTATCCCCTGGATCCCATAAAGAAGGGGATGACTATCGCCTTCGTCCCGAAGCAGTTGGGAGGGAATCTCTATTTTTCGGCTGCGAGCCAAGGTGGTAGGGAAGTCGTCGAGAAGCTCGGCTCGACATTCAAAGAGGTTGGCACTCCTGACAGTACCGACACAGCGGGGCAGGTGAAGTACATCAACCAACTCACCGACGAGGGAGTTGATGCCATCGTCGTCTCGGCGCAGGACCCCGACGCTCTTTGCGGCGCGCTCAAGCACGCGATGGACAAGGGCATCCGGGTGGTCACGTATGACGCCGACACGCGCCCCGAGTGTCGTAACGCCTTCGTCTCGCCTGCTGACCCGGACAAGTTGACCTTTCCGCTGGTCCAGTCGCTGGCGGAGCAGATCGACTATAAGGGAGAAATAGCGATTCTCAGCGCTTCCAAGAGTGCGACGAACCAGAACAACTGGATCAAGTACATGAAGGAAGACCTCGACACCGACTCACGCTACACAGACATCAAACTGGTCACCGTCGCCTACGGCGACGATAATACAGATAAGTCCTATCGGCTCACCGGGAGTCTCCTCAAAACGTACCCGAACCTCAAGGCGATCATCGCTCCGACCTCTGTCGGCATCAACGCTGCCGCTCAGTACCTGTCACAATCACCCTTCAAGGGCAAGGTCAAGCTGACGGGCCTGGGAACGCCCAATGGCATGAGGGAGTATGTCAAGGACGGTACGGTCGAGAGTTTTCGACTCTGGGATCCCACCGAACTCGGGAAACTCGCAGCGTGGACTGCGGAGTCCCTTGCCTCGGGACAGATCACAGGACGAGAGGGGCAAGGCCTCAGCACCATGGACGGACATTTCTACGCGCTCGGAATCAATGGCGTTATCAACCTGGGCGATTCGACCGCCTTCACCATCAAAAACATCGACAAATACAATTTCTAA
- a CDS encoding radical SAM protein — protein MNHGDQRFHVIVLSNFAKGFDKYANAYGKAGIPESTYPDRFHLLTRAELGIGIGKARRLLDRLAIPGDRLLVLETTVDPDKLVPNVSTGLGMELHEARIRLSAVHELDRAGDEFTLRPTTVEDAMASSLHLHGSALRRYADTRPRSVSLLPVASACQARCSFCFSSASISSDQAPARVPWDAVAHWLERARAAGAERAVITGGGEPTLIPFEQQLRLVSACSAAFPKVVLITNAHTLAKGRHADRADRLAALSAAGLSVLAVSRHHQDDAVNERLMMLRTPVSSVIDTWRVERDRWPGLRMRLICVLQHGGVADAAEVADYLSWAAALGVEEVCFKELYVSTSTESLYFDRAANVWSREHQVSLSIVTGFAEQHGFELASRLPWGAPVYHGSWDGQPMRIAAYTEPSLLWERTSGIARSWNVMADGRCYASLEDRASEIVPEGAAA, from the coding sequence ATGAACCATGGCGACCAGCGCTTCCACGTCATCGTGCTGTCGAACTTCGCGAAGGGCTTCGACAAGTACGCGAACGCTTACGGTAAAGCGGGGATTCCGGAGAGTACCTATCCCGACCGGTTCCACCTGCTGACCCGTGCGGAGTTGGGAATCGGCATCGGCAAGGCGCGACGCCTGCTGGACCGTCTGGCCATTCCGGGTGACCGGCTGCTGGTGCTGGAAACCACGGTGGACCCCGACAAGCTGGTGCCCAACGTGTCGACCGGCCTCGGCATGGAACTGCACGAGGCTCGCATCCGGTTGTCAGCAGTCCACGAACTCGACCGAGCCGGCGACGAGTTCACTCTGCGCCCGACAACCGTCGAGGACGCGATGGCGTCCTCCCTGCACCTGCACGGTTCGGCACTGCGTCGCTACGCCGACACGCGACCGCGCTCGGTGTCGCTTCTGCCGGTCGCCTCCGCCTGCCAGGCCCGGTGTTCGTTCTGCTTCTCCTCGGCTTCGATCTCCAGCGACCAGGCCCCGGCACGGGTCCCGTGGGACGCGGTCGCCCACTGGCTGGAGCGCGCCCGTGCGGCAGGTGCCGAGCGTGCAGTGATCACCGGCGGCGGGGAGCCCACGCTCATACCGTTCGAACAGCAGCTGCGACTGGTGTCCGCCTGCTCGGCGGCCTTCCCCAAGGTCGTCCTGATCACCAACGCGCACACCCTGGCGAAAGGCCGGCACGCTGATCGGGCCGACCGCCTCGCAGCCCTGAGCGCCGCGGGCCTGAGCGTGCTGGCGGTCTCCCGGCACCATCAGGACGACGCCGTCAACGAGCGGCTGATGATGCTGCGCACGCCGGTGAGCTCTGTCATCGACACCTGGCGCGTGGAACGTGACCGCTGGCCGGGACTGCGGATGAGGTTGATCTGTGTACTCCAGCACGGCGGCGTCGCCGACGCGGCCGAGGTCGCCGACTACCTTTCGTGGGCCGCGGCTCTCGGTGTCGAGGAAGTCTGCTTCAAAGAGCTCTACGTATCCACCAGCACCGAGTCGCTCTACTTCGACCGCGCCGCCAACGTCTGGAGCCGAGAGCACCAGGTCTCACTGTCCATCGTCACCGGGTTCGCCGAGCAGCACGGTTTCGAACTGGCGAGCCGCCTGCCCTGGGGCGCGCCGGTCTACCACGGCAGCTGGGACGGACAGCCGATGCGGATCGCCGCTTACACCGAGCCCAGCCTGCTCTGGGAACGCACCAGCGGGATCGCACGCAGCTGGAACGTCATGGCTGACGGACGCTGCTACGCCTCCCTGGAAGACCGGGCCAGCGAGATCGTGCCGGAAGGCGCAGCGGCATGA
- a CDS encoding aminotransferase class I/II-fold pyridoxal phosphate-dependent enzyme, translating into MRFEEFQEFRQRQLGASSSLLDAAETNVYRALAPVRPEPPTDMSTVHRCDLARAWLQRLELPEEWSGHAMVCRGVRHGLGVVFHRLRAVHARLWLPSDVYPVYFELARAAGLEPMSYPTLPAPALPRSPGDQRPEYLLLANPSKPLGRYLSDAECAAVISWLRESPRRRLLIDSVYDLGAPFAAGTRRLLDTGCAVLLHSVTKGWLWPRTFGVVLLGPAHAEWAEAFRADPPTPAQLRLADRLLTEHSDVPRRVVDELAARAERLFERLPDEVLGAIPTASRTCPGNYFFPVEIPAETLQRECGVLAMPVSVFGESSWSGSILTSLADAFGPTPTVAR; encoded by the coding sequence ATGAGGTTCGAGGAGTTCCAGGAATTCCGGCAGCGGCAACTCGGTGCTTCCTCGTCGCTTCTGGACGCCGCCGAGACCAACGTGTACCGGGCGCTTGCTCCGGTGCGGCCGGAACCGCCGACCGACATGAGTACGGTGCACCGGTGCGATCTCGCCCGAGCCTGGCTGCAGCGCTTGGAGCTGCCGGAAGAGTGGTCCGGCCACGCCATGGTCTGTCGAGGGGTCCGGCACGGGCTCGGTGTGGTGTTCCACCGGCTGCGCGCCGTGCACGCGCGGTTGTGGCTGCCCAGCGACGTGTACCCGGTCTACTTCGAGCTGGCCCGCGCTGCGGGCCTCGAGCCCATGTCCTACCCGACGCTACCGGCGCCGGCCCTGCCGAGGTCGCCGGGGGATCAACGGCCCGAATATCTGCTGCTCGCCAACCCCAGCAAGCCGCTCGGCCGTTACCTGTCCGATGCCGAGTGCGCCGCGGTGATTTCGTGGTTGCGGGAATCACCACGCCGCCGCCTGCTGATCGACAGCGTCTACGACCTGGGAGCCCCGTTCGCTGCCGGCACACGGCGATTGCTGGACACCGGTTGCGCGGTCCTGCTGCATTCGGTCACCAAGGGATGGCTGTGGCCACGCACGTTCGGCGTGGTCCTGCTGGGCCCGGCGCACGCCGAATGGGCCGAAGCGTTCCGGGCGGATCCGCCGACGCCAGCACAGCTGAGGCTCGCCGACCGTCTGCTGACCGAGCACAGCGACGTGCCCCGGCGGGTCGTCGACGAACTGGCCGCACGGGCTGAGCGGTTGTTCGAACGGTTGCCGGACGAGGTGCTCGGGGCGATTCCCACGGCGAGCCGGACGTGTCCCGGCAACTATTTCTTCCCGGTTGAAATCCCGGCGGAGACGCTCCAGCGTGAGTGCGGCGTGCTCGCCATGCCGGTCAGCGTGTTCGGGGAGAGCAGTTGGTCCGGCTCCATCCTGACCAGCCTTGCTGACGCTTTCGGCCCGACGCCGACGGTGGCGCGATGA
- a CDS encoding SGNH/GDSL hydrolase family protein — protein MQTNASYTSLVAVGDSFTEGMSDRLPDGTYRGWADLLAARMAARTPGFRYANLAVRGKLIRQIVDEQVPVAVAMEPDVITLVGGLNDTLRPKCDMGRVRGLLEEAVEQLAPACKQLVLMRSPGRQGPVLARFRPRMEELFTCVDDLASRHGALVVDLYGAPSLGDPRLWDVDRLHLTGEGHRRVAEAVWQTLGYEAEDPEWRTPVPATAPPGWGARRVADARFARQYLLPWIGRRLTGRSSGDGRTGAQFSAELGKAFWVTPVDHTNPGPVTDWRQVGP, from the coding sequence ATGCAAACGAATGCCTCATACACCAGCCTTGTCGCGGTCGGCGACTCCTTCACCGAGGGCATGTCGGACCGGCTGCCGGACGGTACGTACCGCGGCTGGGCCGACCTCCTCGCAGCCCGGATGGCCGCCCGCACGCCCGGATTCCGGTACGCGAACCTCGCCGTGCGCGGGAAGCTGATCCGGCAGATCGTCGACGAGCAGGTGCCCGTCGCGGTGGCCATGGAGCCCGACGTGATCACGCTGGTGGGCGGGCTGAACGACACGCTCCGCCCCAAATGCGACATGGGGCGGGTGCGCGGGCTCCTGGAGGAGGCCGTGGAGCAGCTGGCGCCCGCGTGCAAGCAGCTGGTGCTGATGCGCAGCCCCGGCCGGCAGGGCCCGGTCCTGGCTCGCTTCCGGCCGCGTATGGAGGAACTGTTCACCTGCGTCGACGACCTCGCGTCCCGGCACGGCGCGCTCGTGGTCGACCTCTACGGCGCTCCCTCCCTCGGCGACCCCCGCCTGTGGGACGTCGACCGGCTGCACCTGACGGGCGAGGGCCACCGGAGGGTCGCCGAGGCGGTCTGGCAGACCCTCGGATACGAGGCCGAGGACCCGGAGTGGCGTACGCCGGTGCCGGCCACGGCCCCGCCCGGCTGGGGCGCGCGCCGGGTCGCGGACGCCCGCTTCGCCCGGCAGTACCTGCTGCCGTGGATAGGCCGCCGCCTGACGGGGCGGTCCTCCGGGGACGGCCGGACAGGCGCCCAGTTCAGCGCTGAGCTGGGCAAAGCCTTCTGGGTCACCCCTGTGGACCACACAAACCCCGGCCCTGTGACGGACTGGCGACAGGTGGGGCCCTGA
- a CDS encoding hemolysin family protein, with translation MTTVQLLIGLATLIVNAFFVGAEFALISVRRSQIEQYVEEGADGDRADGDRRAKSVLWGLEHVSALMAAAQLGITLCTLILGVVAEPAIAHLLEPVFHAVGVSEGAGHAVSFVIALALATYLHMLLGEMVPKNIALAEPVRSALLLGPPLVALARALKPVIFTINAFANTLLKLLRVEVKDEVTATFSDAELARLVRDSGEAGLIDDRARERLHDALELGRRPVRDVVLPLEGVVYARVGVTPEELEQLSAESGFSRFPVVDEERRIAGYLHVKDALDAAPRDLAFQVRDMRPIASVRADTPLDDVLTAMRRSRTHLAAVQGEDGLLAGLVTMEDVLRELFGQPV, from the coding sequence GTGACCACCGTCCAGCTGCTGATCGGTCTGGCGACACTGATCGTCAACGCCTTCTTCGTGGGCGCCGAGTTCGCGCTGATCTCCGTACGCCGCAGCCAGATCGAGCAGTACGTCGAGGAAGGCGCCGACGGGGACCGTGCGGACGGCGACCGGCGGGCGAAGAGCGTGCTGTGGGGCCTGGAGCACGTGTCCGCGCTGATGGCCGCGGCCCAGCTGGGCATCACGCTGTGCACGCTGATCCTCGGTGTGGTCGCGGAACCGGCGATCGCGCATCTGCTGGAGCCGGTGTTCCACGCGGTGGGCGTTTCCGAGGGCGCGGGCCACGCGGTGTCCTTCGTGATCGCCCTCGCCCTGGCGACCTATCTCCACATGCTGCTCGGCGAGATGGTGCCGAAGAACATCGCGCTCGCCGAGCCGGTGCGCAGCGCGCTGCTGCTCGGGCCGCCCCTGGTGGCCCTGGCGCGGGCGCTGAAGCCCGTGATCTTCACGATCAACGCTTTCGCGAACACGCTCCTGAAGCTGCTGCGGGTCGAGGTCAAGGACGAGGTCACGGCGACCTTCTCGGACGCCGAACTGGCCCGTCTGGTCCGGGACTCCGGCGAGGCGGGACTCATCGACGACCGCGCGCGGGAACGCCTTCACGACGCCCTGGAACTGGGTCGGCGGCCGGTGCGTGACGTCGTGCTCCCGCTGGAAGGCGTCGTCTACGCGCGCGTGGGCGTCACCCCGGAGGAGCTGGAGCAGCTGTCGGCCGAGTCGGGCTTCTCGCGCTTCCCCGTGGTGGACGAGGAACGCCGGATCGCCGGCTATCTGCACGTCAAGGACGCGCTGGACGCGGCGCCCCGGGACCTCGCCTTCCAGGTCCGCGACATGCGGCCCATCGCGAGCGTACGGGCGGACACGCCCCTGGACGACGTCCTCACGGCGATGCGGCGCAGCCGTACTCACCTGGCGGCGGTGCAGGGCGAGGACGGGCTGCTCGCCGGCCTGGTGACGATGGAGGACGTACTGCGCGAGCTTTTCGGACAGCCGGTGTAA
- a CDS encoding GNAT family N-acetyltransferase yields MSDLHIRCATLSDIDAVLRFWRDAAEGTSISDDHDGVSRLIARDPEALLLATRDDLLVGTVIAGFDGWRCSAYRLAVRPDHRRQGIATALLQAAEQRFAALGGRRVDAMVLEANEQAHRTWAAAGYHREDHWRRWVKPLTD; encoded by the coding sequence ATGAGCGATCTCCACATCCGTTGCGCCACCCTCTCGGACATCGATGCCGTACTGCGGTTCTGGCGCGACGCCGCAGAAGGAACGAGCATCAGCGACGACCACGACGGAGTGTCCCGACTCATCGCACGAGATCCCGAAGCCCTGCTTCTCGCAACGCGCGACGATCTGCTCGTCGGAACCGTCATAGCGGGCTTCGACGGATGGCGATGCTCCGCCTACCGACTGGCCGTACGCCCCGACCACCGCCGACAAGGCATCGCCACCGCCCTGTTGCAAGCCGCCGAACAGCGCTTCGCCGCACTCGGCGGACGACGCGTCGACGCCATGGTCCTCGAAGCCAACGAACAGGCCCACCGCACGTGGGCCGCGGCCGGATACCATCGCGAGGACCACTGGCGACGCTGGGTCAAGCCCCTCACCGACTGA
- a CDS encoding class I SAM-dependent methyltransferase, producing the protein MKPLEDLAVYDDADFYDQEFTARTHDIPFFLGQAVRADGPVLEVACGTGRITLPIARAGVEVTGLDIMPSMLARARQRAEDERLPVEWLEQDCRDIRSDRRFSLVFSATNAMQHLHDVDSVVAFLASARNVLRPGGTLILDVFNPDMAKLCRLPESPYHHKSVADRDGARLDVRATTNYDAAAQVLRFTLDYLRDSVCVRTKKVSMRCFFPEELLALCRLAGLHVVQRYGDYDQSPFTSTSPKQLLFCRSRTANGQIGDPPSVPVKHPS; encoded by the coding sequence ATGAAGCCACTGGAGGACCTGGCCGTGTACGACGATGCGGACTTCTACGATCAGGAGTTCACCGCCCGCACCCACGACATCCCGTTCTTCCTCGGCCAAGCGGTCCGGGCGGACGGTCCGGTCCTGGAGGTGGCCTGCGGAACCGGGCGCATCACCCTGCCGATCGCGCGGGCGGGTGTCGAGGTCACAGGGCTTGACATCATGCCCTCGATGCTTGCGCGTGCCCGTCAGCGGGCCGAGGACGAGCGACTGCCGGTCGAGTGGCTGGAACAGGACTGCCGAGACATCCGCTCCGACAGGCGCTTTTCCCTGGTGTTCTCGGCAACCAACGCGATGCAGCACCTGCACGACGTGGATTCCGTGGTCGCGTTCCTCGCCTCGGCGCGAAACGTGCTGCGACCAGGCGGAACCCTGATCCTGGACGTGTTCAACCCCGACATGGCCAAGCTGTGCCGGCTCCCCGAGTCGCCCTACCACCACAAGTCGGTCGCGGACCGGGACGGGGCGAGGCTCGACGTGCGAGCGACGACCAACTACGACGCCGCCGCCCAAGTGCTGCGCTTCACGCTGGACTACCTACGCGACAGCGTGTGCGTACGCACCAAGAAAGTCAGCATGCGCTGCTTCTTTCCCGAGGAACTCCTGGCGCTCTGCCGGCTGGCCGGTCTCCACGTCGTGCAGCGCTACGGGGACTACGATCAATCCCCGTTCACGAGCACCTCGCCGAAGCAGCTCCTGTTCTGCCGCTCCCGAACCGCCAACGGCCAGATCGGCGACCCGCCGTCGGTACCGGTCAAGCATCCGAGCTGA
- a CDS encoding VOC family protein → MLHHVELWVPDLDRAVAFLGWLLETLGHTLFQSWNNGRGWRLGPTYLVLEQSPALTADRHDRCRPGLNHLAFHVEDETSVDQLAADVARHGWHLMFPDRHPHAGGAQHYAAYLENDDGFEVELVAISPPQQN, encoded by the coding sequence ATGTTGCACCACGTCGAGCTGTGGGTGCCGGACCTCGACCGCGCGGTCGCCTTTCTCGGCTGGCTGCTGGAGACGCTGGGCCACACCCTCTTCCAGAGCTGGAACAACGGACGCGGCTGGCGGCTCGGGCCGACCTACCTGGTCCTTGAGCAGTCCCCGGCCCTCACCGCCGACCGGCACGACCGCTGCCGGCCAGGGCTGAACCACCTGGCCTTCCACGTCGAAGACGAAACCTCGGTCGACCAGCTGGCCGCCGACGTGGCTCGGCATGGCTGGCATCTGATGTTTCCAGACCGGCACCCGCACGCCGGCGGTGCCCAGCACTATGCCGCCTATCTGGAGAACGACGACGGATTCGAGGTCGAACTCGTCGCGATCAGCCCACCACAACAAAACTGA